In Pongo pygmaeus isolate AG05252 chromosome 13, NHGRI_mPonPyg2-v2.0_pri, whole genome shotgun sequence, one genomic interval encodes:
- the PHF24 gene encoding PHD finger protein 24 isoform X2, whose translation MGVLMSKRQTVEQVQKVSLAVSAFKDGLRDRPSIRRTGELPGSRRGTVEGSVQEVQEEKEAEAGTSVVQEESSAGRAAWERLRDGRGVEPEEFDRTGRFTPPAFIRPTRKLDDDKPPEICLEPREPVVNDEMCDVCEVWTAESLFPCRVCTRVFHDGCLRRMGYIQGDSAAEVMEMAHTETGWSCHYCDNINLLLTEEEMYSLTETFQRCKVIPDCSLTLEDFLRYRHQAAKRGDRDRALSEEQEEQVARQFAALDPEHRGYIEWPDFLSHESLLLLQQLRPQNSLLRLLTVKERERARATFLARGSGSTISEAECRRAQHSWFCKRFSEAPSCSVSISHVGPIADSSPASSSSKSQDKTLLPTEQESRFVDWPTFLQENVLYILAARPNSAAIHLKPPG comes from the exons ATGGGGGTGTTGATGTCCAAGCGGCAGACAGTGGAGCAGGTGCAGAAGGTGAGTCTGGCTGTGTCTGCTTTCAAGGATGGGCTGCGGGACAGGCCTTCCATCCGACGCACAGGTGAGCTGCCAGGGTCCCGCCGTGGCACTGTAGAGGGCTCCGTCCAGGAGGTAcaggaggagaaggaagcagaAGCAGGAACCTCGGTGGTCCAGGAAGAGAGTAGTGCCGGCCGCGCAGCCTGGGAGCGGCTCAGAGATGGGCGCGGCGTGGAGCCTGAGGAGTTTGACAGGACCGGCCGATTCACACCCCCTGCCTTCATCCGCCCCACCCGGAAGCTGGATGATGACAAACCTCCAGAAATCTGCCTGGAGCCCAGAGAGCCT GTTGTCAACGATGAGATGTGTGATGTTTGTGAGGTCTGGACAGCTGAGAGCCTCTTCCCGTGCAGGGTCTGCACCAGGGTTTTCCATGATGGCTGCCTGCGCCGCATGGGCTACATCCAAGGAGACAGTGCAGCGGAGGTGATGGAGATGGCCCACACAGAAACAGGCTGGAGCTGCCACTACTGT GACAACATCAACTTGCTGCTTACTGAGGAGGAAATGTACAGCCTCACGGAGACCTTTCAGCGGTGTAAAGTCATCCCTG ATTGCTCCCTGACACTGGAGGACTTTCTGCGCTACCGCCACCAAGCAGCCAAGCGGGGGGACCGTGACAGGGCCCTGAGTGAGGAGCAAGAAGAGCAGGTGGCCCGCCAGTTTGCTGCCCTGGACCCTGAACATCGAGGCTACATCGAGTGGCCTGACTTCTTGTCCCATGAGTCCCTCCTGCTTCTGCAGCAGTTGCGTCCCCAG AACTCTCTGTTGAGGCTTCTGACAGTGAAGGAGCGGGAGCGAGCCCGAGCCACCTTCCTGGCACGGGGCAGTGGGAGCACCATCAGTGAGGCAGAGTGCCGCCGGGCCCAGCACTCTTGGTTTTGCAAACGGTTCTCAGAGGCTCCTTCCTGCAGTGTCAG CATCAGCCATGTGGGTCCCATCGCAGATAGcagcccagccagcagcagcagcaagagtcAGGACAAGACCCTGCTGCCCACAGAGCAGGAGTCCAG ATTTGTGGACTGGCCTACCTTCCTGCAAGAGAATGTCCTCTACATCCTGGCTGCTCGCCCCAACAGCGCAGCCATTCACCTGAAGCCCCCAGGATAG
- the PHF24 gene encoding PHD finger protein 24 isoform X3 produces the protein MGAAWSLRSLTGPADSHPLPSSAPPGSWMMTNLQKSAWSPESLVCTRVFHDGCLRRMGYIQGDSAAEVMEMAHTETGWSCHYCDNINLLLTEEEMYSLTETFQRCKVIPDCSLTLEDFLRYRHQAAKRGDRDRALSEEQEEQVARQFAALDPEHRGYIEWPDFLSHESLLLLQQLRPQNSLLRLLTVKERERARATFLARGSGSTISEAECRRAQHSWFCKRFSEAPSCSVSSISHVGPIADSSPASSSSKSQDKTLLPTEQESRFVDWPTFLQENVLYILAARPNSAAIHLKPPG, from the exons ATGGGCGCGGCGTGGAGCCTGAGGAGTTTGACAGGACCGGCCGATTCACACCCCCTGCCTTCATCCGCCCCACCCGGAAGCTGGATGATGACAAACCTCCAGAAATCTGCCTGGAGCCCAGAGAGCCT GGTCTGCACCAGGGTTTTCCATGATGGCTGCCTGCGCCGCATGGGCTACATCCAAGGAGACAGTGCAGCGGAGGTGATGGAGATGGCCCACACAGAAACAGGCTGGAGCTGCCACTACTGT GACAACATCAACTTGCTGCTTACTGAGGAGGAAATGTACAGCCTCACGGAGACCTTTCAGCGGTGTAAAGTCATCCCTG ATTGCTCCCTGACACTGGAGGACTTTCTGCGCTACCGCCACCAAGCAGCCAAGCGGGGGGACCGTGACAGGGCCCTGAGTGAGGAGCAAGAAGAGCAGGTGGCCCGCCAGTTTGCTGCCCTGGACCCTGAACATCGAGGCTACATCGAGTGGCCTGACTTCTTGTCCCATGAGTCCCTCCTGCTTCTGCAGCAGTTGCGTCCCCAG AACTCTCTGTTGAGGCTTCTGACAGTGAAGGAGCGGGAGCGAGCCCGAGCCACCTTCCTGGCACGGGGCAGTGGGAGCACCATCAGTGAGGCAGAGTGCCGCCGGGCCCAGCACTCTTGGTTTTGCAAACGGTTCTCAGAGGCTCCTTCCTGCAGTGTCAG CAGCATCAGCCATGTGGGTCCCATCGCAGATAGcagcccagccagcagcagcagcaagagtcAGGACAAGACCCTGCTGCCCACAGAGCAGGAGTCCAG ATTTGTGGACTGGCCTACCTTCCTGCAAGAGAATGTCCTCTACATCCTGGCTGCTCGCCCCAACAGCGCAGCCATTCACCTGAAGCCCCCAGGATAG
- the PHF24 gene encoding PHD finger protein 24 isoform X1, with product MGVLMSKRQTVEQVQKVSLAVSAFKDGLRDRPSIRRTGELPGSRRGTVEGSVQEVQEEKEAEAGTSVVQEESSAGRAAWERLRDGRGVEPEEFDRTGRFTPPAFIRPTRKLDDDKPPEICLEPREPVVNDEMCDVCEVWTAESLFPCRVCTRVFHDGCLRRMGYIQGDSAAEVMEMAHTETGWSCHYCDNINLLLTEEEMYSLTETFQRCKVIPDCSLTLEDFLRYRHQAAKRGDRDRALSEEQEEQVARQFAALDPEHRGYIEWPDFLSHESLLLLQQLRPQNSLLRLLTVKERERARATFLARGSGSTISEAECRRAQHSWFCKRFSEAPSCSVSSISHVGPIADSSPASSSSKSQDKTLLPTEQESRFVDWPTFLQENVLYILAARPNSAAIHLKPPG from the exons ATGGGGGTGTTGATGTCCAAGCGGCAGACAGTGGAGCAGGTGCAGAAGGTGAGTCTGGCTGTGTCTGCTTTCAAGGATGGGCTGCGGGACAGGCCTTCCATCCGACGCACAGGTGAGCTGCCAGGGTCCCGCCGTGGCACTGTAGAGGGCTCCGTCCAGGAGGTAcaggaggagaaggaagcagaAGCAGGAACCTCGGTGGTCCAGGAAGAGAGTAGTGCCGGCCGCGCAGCCTGGGAGCGGCTCAGAGATGGGCGCGGCGTGGAGCCTGAGGAGTTTGACAGGACCGGCCGATTCACACCCCCTGCCTTCATCCGCCCCACCCGGAAGCTGGATGATGACAAACCTCCAGAAATCTGCCTGGAGCCCAGAGAGCCT GTTGTCAACGATGAGATGTGTGATGTTTGTGAGGTCTGGACAGCTGAGAGCCTCTTCCCGTGCAGGGTCTGCACCAGGGTTTTCCATGATGGCTGCCTGCGCCGCATGGGCTACATCCAAGGAGACAGTGCAGCGGAGGTGATGGAGATGGCCCACACAGAAACAGGCTGGAGCTGCCACTACTGT GACAACATCAACTTGCTGCTTACTGAGGAGGAAATGTACAGCCTCACGGAGACCTTTCAGCGGTGTAAAGTCATCCCTG ATTGCTCCCTGACACTGGAGGACTTTCTGCGCTACCGCCACCAAGCAGCCAAGCGGGGGGACCGTGACAGGGCCCTGAGTGAGGAGCAAGAAGAGCAGGTGGCCCGCCAGTTTGCTGCCCTGGACCCTGAACATCGAGGCTACATCGAGTGGCCTGACTTCTTGTCCCATGAGTCCCTCCTGCTTCTGCAGCAGTTGCGTCCCCAG AACTCTCTGTTGAGGCTTCTGACAGTGAAGGAGCGGGAGCGAGCCCGAGCCACCTTCCTGGCACGGGGCAGTGGGAGCACCATCAGTGAGGCAGAGTGCCGCCGGGCCCAGCACTCTTGGTTTTGCAAACGGTTCTCAGAGGCTCCTTCCTGCAGTGTCAG CAGCATCAGCCATGTGGGTCCCATCGCAGATAGcagcccagccagcagcagcagcaagagtcAGGACAAGACCCTGCTGCCCACAGAGCAGGAGTCCAG ATTTGTGGACTGGCCTACCTTCCTGCAAGAGAATGTCCTCTACATCCTGGCTGCTCGCCCCAACAGCGCAGCCATTCACCTGAAGCCCCCAGGATAG